In Panicum virgatum strain AP13 chromosome 4N, P.virgatum_v5, whole genome shotgun sequence, a single window of DNA contains:
- the LOC120669466 gene encoding uncharacterized protein LOC120669466, which produces MTKQSATAAAAVVSAPVTEKAAVGGRGVEATTEEQARAIICAATRADMPFLSYGDLSSSDPFSEDQNASQQRRELVEGQSSITGLLSSHVEQRAYNLRPRKDDSVTIQRRSEFARLRQEQQNQRRNKRKEEISAYEQFSHNNVWKNLDLEALPETSDNDLEDITKVVVGDTIDKMGMGGELYSSQEFYEQVLGRYQESFSIRVVQAMIY; this is translated from the exons ATGACGAAGCAgagcgccaccgcggcggccgccgtcgtcAGCGCGCCGGTGACGGAGAAGGCGGCAGTGGGCGGCCGTGGCGTCGAGGCCACTACGGAGGAGCAGGCGAGGGCGATCATCTGCGCGGCGAcgagggcg GATATGCCTTTCCTGTCATATGGAGATTTATCCTCATCTGATCcatttagtgaagatcaaaatGCAAGCCAGCAGAGGAGAGAGCTAGTAGAG GGCCAGAGTTCTATTACTGGGTTACTAAGTTCACATGTGGAGCAAAGGGCTTATAACCTTCGCCCTCGGAAGGATGATTCAGTTACCATTCAAAGGAGATCAGAATTTGCGAGATTGAGGCAGGAGCAGCAGAATCAGAGAAGAAATAAGCGCAAGGAAGAGATAAGTGCTTATGAGCAATTTTCCCACAACAATGTCTGGAAGAATCTGGATCTGGAAGCACTGCCTGAAACTAGTGATAATGATTTGGAAGATATAA CTAAGGTAGTAGTTGGTGATACAATTGATAAAATGGGCATGGGAGGTGAGTTGTATTCTAGTCAAGAATTTTATGAGCAGGTTTTGGGAAGGTATCAGGAGAGTTTTTCTATCCGAGTAGTACAAGCAATGATTTATTAA